One genomic segment of Vibrio penaeicida includes these proteins:
- a CDS encoding fasciclin domain-containing protein yields MFKKILLVAAVALTSFSFMTNAGHHGEKKDIVDVAVSNGSFNTLVAAVKAGGLVDTLKGNGPFTVFAPTDAAFAKLPEGTVDMLLKPENKDKLVAVLTYHVVPGKVMASDVVKLSGASTVQGQDVSIKTMGDKVMIDNANVVLADVKASNGVIHVIDSVILPK; encoded by the coding sequence ATGTTCAAAAAAATTCTGCTTGTTGCCGCTGTAGCTCTTACTTCTTTTTCATTCATGACCAACGCGGGTCATCATGGCGAGAAGAAAGATATCGTTGATGTTGCTGTAAGTAACGGGTCATTCAACACGCTTGTAGCCGCTGTAAAAGCGGGTGGATTGGTGGATACATTGAAGGGGAATGGTCCGTTCACTGTATTTGCTCCGACCGATGCGGCGTTTGCAAAATTGCCTGAAGGCACCGTCGACATGCTTCTAAAACCAGAAAATAAAGACAAGCTAGTTGCTGTTCTCACCTACCACGTTGTTCCAGGAAAAGTGATGGCGTCAGATGTGGTTAAGCTATCAGGCGCGTCAACCGTGCAAGGACAAGATGTATCGATCAAGACAATGGGAGACAAAGTCATGATTGATAACGCGAACGTTGTACTGGCAGACGTCAAAGCGAGTAACGGCGTTATTCATGTGATTGATTCTGTGATTTTGCCTAAGTAA
- a CDS encoding DUF6482 family protein — protein MKMTLNKAKKYFHIDKLVIHSLDMSLYQVSVVIDGEEWFLTEQDGQLVRAWSFIEIQKRCRNINAIERVMRQESAYDEMVGGPDKPISNALEVPLGDNKLY, from the coding sequence ATGAAAATGACGTTAAACAAAGCCAAAAAATATTTTCATATCGATAAATTGGTGATCCACTCTTTGGACATGTCACTCTATCAAGTCTCTGTTGTGATTGACGGCGAAGAGTGGTTTCTCACCGAGCAAGATGGGCAGTTAGTAAGAGCTTGGTCGTTCATAGAGATTCAAAAGCGTTGCCGAAATATTAACGCCATTGAACGAGTAATGCGCCAAGAAAGCGCTTACGACGAAATGGTTGGAGGACCAGATAAACCCATCAGTAATGCATTGGAAGTGCCGTTAGGCGACAACAAGCTTTACTAA
- a CDS encoding sigma-70 family RNA polymerase sigma factor, with product MEFTQQDREALYQIWMSQKAKMRMTQMEITKRLGISQIDFSELLRGSARLEPAFVEQFCSQLHVDPKSVIPSLKNNNNPSQIIYLKSRITVDGEIKKTYIEGNQVIVEYAHSIE from the coding sequence ATGGAGTTTACTCAACAAGACCGCGAAGCACTTTATCAAATCTGGATGTCGCAAAAAGCCAAAATGCGTATGACTCAAATGGAAATCACGAAACGACTTGGGATAAGCCAAATCGATTTTTCCGAGCTTTTAAGAGGAAGTGCACGGTTAGAGCCGGCTTTTGTTGAACAGTTTTGCAGTCAATTACACGTCGATCCTAAATCGGTTATCCCTTCACTAAAAAACAACAATAACCCCAGCCAGATTATCTATCTGAAAAGTCGCATCACCGTCGATGGAGAGATCAAAAAAACCTACATTGAAGGTAACCAAGTCATTGTTGAGTATGCACATTCTATTGAATAA
- a CDS encoding SGNH/GDSL hydrolase family protein yields MLSYLLPVITSFSAMQPFTSLLDLDVTAIPNSVLSSAPVSFIFERERPTYVRCWYRTSHAEEDVGTAWEWAKNENGSYLELDGYWWSAFGKRNMFYTDMPQETIHQHCERTLGVSYSNADIMFYASDNDLSYNHTIWTNDHVMQPNTINKVVVLGDSLSDTGNIFNESEWTFPSRDSWYLGHFSNGFIWAEYLAKSQKLPMYNWSVGGAAGSDQYLLIKGVKAQVDSFLTYMEEAKNYKIQNTLFTLEFGLNDFMNYGREVSEVKSDFDSAMNKLAASGAKNILLLTLPDATKAPQFQYSTQENINTIRKKILEFNGFIEERAAYYQTQGVNITLFDGYQLFEDVLANPQQHGFVNTNEPCLNLTRSSAADYLYGHDITNDCAAIGSDKYVFWDVTHPTTAIHKYLAKRILEETSMNF; encoded by the coding sequence ATGCTCAGTTATCTATTACCCGTTATAACCAGTTTTAGTGCAATGCAACCATTCACATCACTGCTGGACTTAGACGTAACTGCAATACCCAATTCCGTACTTTCTTCTGCGCCTGTTTCTTTCATTTTTGAGCGAGAAAGACCAACTTATGTACGCTGTTGGTATCGAACCAGTCATGCGGAAGAAGACGTTGGCACCGCTTGGGAGTGGGCAAAAAATGAAAATGGCAGCTATCTTGAACTGGATGGCTATTGGTGGTCTGCGTTTGGTAAACGAAATATGTTCTATACCGACATGCCACAAGAAACCATTCATCAGCATTGTGAACGCACACTCGGAGTGAGTTATAGCAATGCCGATATCATGTTTTATGCCTCCGATAACGACCTTTCCTACAACCACACTATCTGGACCAATGATCATGTGATGCAGCCGAATACCATTAATAAAGTGGTGGTTCTTGGTGATAGCCTATCGGACACTGGTAATATTTTTAACGAATCTGAATGGACATTTCCGAGCCGAGATTCTTGGTATTTGGGGCATTTTTCAAACGGCTTTATTTGGGCTGAATATCTTGCCAAATCTCAGAAATTACCAATGTACAACTGGTCGGTTGGTGGGGCTGCGGGATCGGATCAGTACCTACTGATAAAAGGAGTGAAGGCGCAAGTCGACTCATTCCTTACCTACATGGAAGAAGCCAAAAACTACAAAATCCAGAACACGTTATTCACTCTGGAATTCGGCTTGAACGACTTTATGAATTACGGGCGTGAAGTCTCGGAAGTAAAATCAGATTTTGATTCAGCGATGAATAAGCTCGCCGCTTCAGGGGCAAAGAACATTTTACTGCTGACTCTACCTGATGCGACAAAAGCGCCACAATTTCAATACAGCACTCAAGAAAACATCAATACGATCCGCAAGAAAATTCTTGAATTCAACGGTTTCATTGAAGAGCGGGCGGCTTATTATCAAACCCAAGGGGTTAACATTACGTTGTTTGATGGCTACCAATTGTTTGAAGATGTACTCGCCAACCCACAGCAACATGGGTTCGTGAACACAAACGAACCTTGCTTGAACTTAACGCGTAGCTCTGCTGCCGATTACTTGTATGGGCATGATATTACGAACGACTGCGCCGCCATTGGATCGGATAAATACGTTTTTTGGGATGTCACTCACCCAACAACCGCCATTCACAAATATTTAGCGAAAAGAATACTTGAAGAAACAAGTATGAATTTTTGA
- a CDS encoding LysR family transcriptional regulator encodes MANIPSLNHLRAFSLAAQYGSFKHAATVLNVTPTAISHQIRSLEAQLNVTLFERKVRAVTLTEEGKKLAQTTKNVFTQLEDTISDIQAPINRVTISCCTSFAALWLAPKLPELYAKRSDLEVEICASDRLVDFSNERRIDIAVRYGLPETMEEGEVLLGAERLGCYVPANFDDRAKNMPKTLFVTEWEDESYIPNVPWQKYFVKSDLVTHKFNQEQYVLQAALAGQGVALVSDVLSEVARKQQWLKQRTDLPSFEGYSYYLRVSPFSKDKHVVRYCVDWLQKQFKERG; translated from the coding sequence ATGGCGAATATCCCATCTTTGAATCATTTAAGAGCGTTTTCCTTAGCTGCCCAGTATGGAAGCTTTAAACATGCCGCGACCGTACTGAACGTAACGCCAACGGCTATTTCTCATCAGATTAGAAGCCTAGAAGCTCAACTGAACGTGACGCTTTTCGAACGCAAGGTTCGGGCGGTAACGTTGACGGAAGAAGGGAAGAAATTGGCACAAACAACGAAGAATGTGTTTACCCAATTAGAAGACACCATCTCAGATATTCAGGCACCAATAAATCGAGTCACTATTTCGTGCTGTACATCATTTGCCGCATTATGGTTAGCCCCAAAACTGCCAGAACTGTATGCCAAGCGTTCAGATTTGGAAGTGGAAATATGCGCCAGTGACAGGCTGGTGGATTTTAGCAATGAGCGCCGCATTGATATTGCGGTGCGTTATGGTTTGCCAGAAACGATGGAAGAAGGAGAAGTACTTCTTGGGGCTGAGCGATTAGGGTGTTATGTGCCAGCAAACTTTGATGATCGAGCTAAAAATATGCCCAAAACCCTGTTTGTGACGGAGTGGGAGGACGAATCCTACATACCTAATGTGCCGTGGCAGAAATATTTTGTGAAATCAGACTTAGTGACTCACAAATTTAATCAGGAGCAATACGTATTACAGGCGGCACTTGCAGGTCAGGGCGTAGCATTAGTGAGTGATGTATTGAGCGAAGTCGCAAGAAAGCAGCAATGGCTAAAACAAAGAACCGATTTACCTTCTTTTGAAGGGTACAGCTATTACCTCAGGGTTTCCCCGTTCAGCAAAGACAAGCACGTGGTGAGGTATTGTGTGGATTGGTTGCAAAAGCAATTTAAGGAGCGAGGGTAG
- a CDS encoding FMN-dependent NADH-azoreductase translates to MATLLHIDSSPRPYSPDKQAHQSLSRQIAHHFVSEFNDRSHNNLIYRDLSTNPPPFIDVEWIAQSFAKQAGKEEHPALETSNELIEEVEQADVIVISSPMYNYGMPAVLKAWFDQVIRVNKTFSFDLERGENPIEPILSGKTVVLCTSSGESGFAEGGQKHHMNHLGKHIKLLSPYLGASQFHEITSEYQEFGDERHSLSFEGAKKEAKQLAARVAAQK, encoded by the coding sequence ATGGCAACACTTCTTCACATTGATTCAAGCCCGAGACCTTATTCTCCAGACAAGCAAGCACACCAGTCGCTTTCTCGCCAAATAGCGCATCACTTTGTTTCTGAGTTCAATGACCGAAGCCATAATAATCTGATATACCGAGATTTATCAACGAATCCGCCACCATTTATAGATGTAGAATGGATCGCTCAAAGCTTTGCAAAACAAGCGGGGAAAGAGGAACACCCAGCGTTGGAAACATCCAATGAATTGATAGAAGAAGTTGAGCAAGCCGACGTAATTGTTATATCGTCTCCCATGTACAACTACGGTATGCCCGCGGTTCTAAAAGCATGGTTTGATCAAGTCATAAGGGTGAATAAAACTTTCTCATTTGATTTAGAACGAGGTGAGAACCCTATCGAGCCCATATTGTCTGGAAAGACCGTTGTGCTTTGTACCTCCAGCGGTGAATCGGGCTTTGCCGAAGGAGGGCAAAAGCACCATATGAATCATCTAGGGAAGCACATCAAATTATTAAGCCCTTATCTGGGAGCCAGTCAATTCCACGAGATCACCAGCGAGTATCAAGAATTTGGAGATGAACGCCACAGCCTTTCGTTTGAAGGAGCCAAGAAAGAAGCGAAACAGCTTGCGGCTAGAGTTGCCGCTCAAAAATAA
- the yghU gene encoding glutathione-dependent disulfide-bond oxidoreductase, whose protein sequence is MANEYTPPKVWTMEDENGGQWASINRPDSGARHEQELPVGKHPLQLYSMGTPNGQKVTIMLEELLALGVTEAEYDAYLIKIGDGDQFGSGFVDVNPNSKIPALVDRSGSEPVNVFESGGILLYLAEKFGQLLPKDAKSRTETLNWLFWLQGSAPYLGGGFGHFYAYAPEKFEYPINRFSMEAKRQLDVLDKRLANHKYLGGDEYSIADIATWPWYGNLVLGVLYDAAEFLDVESYPNLVRWAKDISQRPAVQRGRMVNRAWGEEWEQVPERHSAADIDEVLAKKPS, encoded by the coding sequence ATGGCAAACGAATATACACCACCAAAAGTTTGGACGATGGAAGATGAAAATGGCGGTCAGTGGGCAAGCATTAACAGACCAGATTCAGGTGCGCGACATGAACAAGAACTGCCAGTCGGTAAGCACCCGCTACAGCTTTACTCCATGGGCACCCCAAATGGGCAGAAAGTCACCATAATGTTGGAAGAACTTTTGGCACTTGGTGTAACCGAAGCGGAATACGATGCGTATTTAATCAAAATAGGCGATGGAGACCAGTTTGGTTCAGGGTTCGTTGATGTTAACCCTAACTCGAAAATCCCAGCGCTGGTGGATCGCTCTGGCAGTGAGCCTGTGAATGTATTTGAATCGGGCGGTATTTTGCTTTACTTGGCAGAGAAGTTTGGGCAGCTATTACCTAAAGATGCAAAATCTCGCACAGAAACGTTGAATTGGCTTTTCTGGCTTCAAGGGTCGGCACCATACTTAGGCGGTGGCTTTGGGCATTTCTATGCCTACGCGCCAGAGAAATTTGAGTACCCAATCAATCGTTTTTCTATGGAAGCTAAACGCCAGCTTGATGTCTTGGATAAGCGCCTTGCGAATCACAAATACTTAGGTGGCGATGAATACAGTATCGCGGATATTGCGACGTGGCCTTGGTATGGCAATCTTGTGCTTGGTGTTCTCTATGATGCCGCTGAGTTTTTAGATGTAGAGAGCTACCCTAACCTTGTACGCTGGGCAAAAGACATTTCTCAACGTCCTGCCGTGCAACGCGGTCGAATGGTTAACCGCGCTTGGGGAGAAGAATGGGAGCAAGTACCAGAACGTCACTCAGCTGCCGATATCGATGAAGTGTTGGCGAAAAAGCCGTCTTGA